In a single window of the Necator americanus strain Aroian chromosome X, whole genome shotgun sequence genome:
- a CDS encoding hypothetical protein (NECATOR_CHRX.G23064.T1) yields MEVRERLRTRLYFITTPDIRNIASKCRIEPRRLHNMDTESIQMRVDANPQSDGIQFYSRTQREWLQKYGQRALCVDDTFNLTSYSLRLATVIVADEWDRALLAAYLPSYRMTEVAVSIVFEHVKKLLPSFRTDYFMTDGTNTFWNGFNKQIIAPFEPFLKKIREICLARNRNKFVAKYTSMLKCLRENEETVLAS; encoded by the exons ATGGAAGTAAGAGAACGCCTGCGTACTCGTTTGTATTTCATTACAACACCAGATATAAG AAATATCGCCTCCAAGTGTCGAATAGAGCCAAGAAGACTCCACAATATGGACACGGAGTCAATTCAGATGCGAGTTGATGCCAACCCGCAATCTGATGGCATCCAGTTTTACAG TCGAACGCAAAGGGAGTGGCTACAGAAGTACGGACAGAGGGCGTTATGTGTGGACGATACGTTCAATCTAACGTCCTACTCGCTAAGATTGGCCACTGTAATTGTTGCGGATGAATGGGATAGGGCTCTTCTAGCGGCATACCTTCCCTCTTATAG AATGACCGAGGTAGCGGTCAGCATAGTGTTTGAGCACGTGAAAAAGCTCCTGCCTTCCTTCCGCACGGACTATTTCATGACGGATGGCACGAACACGTTCTGGAACGGTTTCAACAAG CAAATTATTGCCCCTTTCGAGCCTTTCCTGAAGAAGATAAGAGAAATCTGCCTCGCCCGTAACAGAAACAAGTTCGTGGCGAAATACACGTCGATGTTGAAGTGTCTTCGTGAGAATGAAGAAACTGTACTGGCCTCATAA
- a CDS encoding hypothetical protein (NECATOR_CHRX.G23065.T1), which produces MAMCTAWRNSTVHATRSSTITARDQCGACPYDFACSCSMDEKSGVSCVHVHAALLYAAAGYRSRQYALPSVVSRKAEDGPYSSDGDEEVIEVVVEDHVENEKECTQMGLEEAKSRLEEFRKMIDDLARNVEESENNVRLARHPEHAHLRKAEQAKRKPVLDIPDCAQDERNACACPTCEDGMHQQPSPSRWYRPGKE; this is translated from the exons ATGGCAATGTGCACTGCGTGGAGAAACAGTACTGTTCATGCGACGAGAAG TTCAACAATCACTGCCAGAGACCAGTGTGGAGCATGCCCCTACGATTTCGCTTGCAGTTGTTCTATGGATGAGAAAAGTGGGGTTAGCTGTGTGCATGTCCATGCAGCTCTGTTGTACGCAGCAGCAG GATATCGCTCGCGGCAATATGCATTACCCTCAGTAGTAAGTAGAAAGGCTGAAGATGGACCGTATAGCAGCGATGGAGATGAAGAGGTTATAGAGGTAGTAGTGGAAGACCATGTGGAGAACGAGAAGGAG TGCACGCAAATGGGTTTGGAGGAGGCGAAAAGCAGGTTGGAGGAGTTCCGTAAAATGATAGATGATTTGGCAAGAAATGTTGAAGAGAGCGAGAATAATGTTCGCCTTGCTCGCCATCCAGAG CACGCCCACTTACGCAAAGCAGAGCAGGCTAAGCGAAAGCCAGTCCTGGACATTCCGGATTGCGCGCAAGACGAGAGGAACGCTTGTGCT TGTCCAACATGCGAAGATGGAATGCATCAGCAACCTTCGCCCTCGAGATGGTACCGACCTGGAAAGGAATGA
- a CDS encoding hypothetical protein (NECATOR_CHRX.G23065.T3) has translation MAMCTAWRNSTVHATRSSTITARDQCGACPYDFACSCSMDEKSGVSCVHVHAALLYAAAGYRSRQYALPSVVSRKAEDGPYSSDGDEEVIEVVVEDHVENEKEVGRSSMDIEDPHRDIFQRMKINMRQLASLSSK, from the exons ATGGCAATGTGCACTGCGTGGAGAAACAGTACTGTTCATGCGACGAGAAG TTCAACAATCACTGCCAGAGACCAGTGTGGAGCATGCCCCTACGATTTCGCTTGCAGTTGTTCTATGGATGAGAAAAGTGGGGTTAGCTGTGTGCATGTCCATGCAGCTCTGTTGTACGCAGCAGCAG GATATCGCTCGCGGCAATATGCATTACCCTCAGTAGTAAGTAGAAAGGCTGAAGATGGACCGTATAGCAGCGATGGAGATGAAGAGGTTATAGAGGTAGTAGTGGAAGACCATGTGGAGAACGAGAAGGAGGTTGGAAGAAGCTCGATGGATATAGAAGACCCCCACAGAGATATTTtccaaagaatgaaaata AATATGCGTCAGCTCGCGAGTCTCTCTTCAAAGTGA
- a CDS encoding hypothetical protein (NECATOR_CHRX.G23065.T2), whose product MAMCTAWRNSTVHATRSSTITARDQCGACPYDFACSCSMDEKSGVSCVHVHAALLYAAAGYRSRQYALPSVVSRKAEDGPYSSDGDEEVIEVVVEDHVENEKENMRQLASLSSK is encoded by the exons ATGGCAATGTGCACTGCGTGGAGAAACAGTACTGTTCATGCGACGAGAAG TTCAACAATCACTGCCAGAGACCAGTGTGGAGCATGCCCCTACGATTTCGCTTGCAGTTGTTCTATGGATGAGAAAAGTGGGGTTAGCTGTGTGCATGTCCATGCAGCTCTGTTGTACGCAGCAGCAG GATATCGCTCGCGGCAATATGCATTACCCTCAGTAGTAAGTAGAAAGGCTGAAGATGGACCGTATAGCAGCGATGGAGATGAAGAGGTTATAGAGGTAGTAGTGGAAGACCATGTGGAGAACGAGAAGGAG AATATGCGTCAGCTCGCGAGTCTCTCTTCAAAGTGA
- a CDS encoding hypothetical protein (NECATOR_CHRX.G23065.T4), which yields MGLEEAKSRLEEFRKMIDDLARNVEESENNVRLARHPEVPPVGHPQALTSIRKLHKHAHLRKAEQAKRKPVLDIPDCAQDERNACACPTCEDGMHQQPSPSRWYRPGKE from the exons ATGGGTTTGGAGGAGGCGAAAAGCAGGTTGGAGGAGTTCCGTAAAATGATAGATGATTTGGCAAGAAATGTTGAAGAGAGCGAGAATAATGTTCGCCTTGCTCGCCATCCAGAGGTACCTCCGGTCGGCCATCCTCAAGCGCTGACTTCGATAAGAAAACTACATAAG CACGCCCACTTACGCAAAGCAGAGCAGGCTAAGCGAAAGCCAGTCCTGGACATTCCGGATTGCGCGCAAGACGAGAGGAACGCTTGTGCT TGTCCAACATGCGAAGATGGAATGCATCAGCAACCTTCGCCCTCGAGATGGTACCGACCTGGAAAGGAATGA
- a CDS encoding hypothetical protein (NECATOR_CHRX.G23066.T1) produces MRVDANSQSDGIQFYRPARDASGDGFVLVVINPTQKEWLRKHGQRALCVDDTFNLTSYLLRLTTVIVADEWDRAPAAYLLSYSKVFPSSKTKRLCLWHVQQAMKKNANAKLVNVSSLRLTPIACSWNGQEVAGKAGILLNQRDLCEPFLRKVRYICLVREGNVVVTQDT; encoded by the exons ATGCGAGTTGATGCCAACTCGCAATCTGATGGCATCCAGTTCTACAGGCCAGCACGAGACGCCAGCGGAGATGGATTCGTGCTGG TCGTCATAAATCCAACGCAGAAAGAGTGGCTCCGAAAGCATGGACAGAGGGCGTTATGTGTGGACGATACGTTCAATCTAACGTCTTATTTGCTGAGACTAACCACTGTAATTGTCGCGGATGAATGGGATAGAGCTCCAGCAGCATACCTCCTCTCTTATAG CAAAGTGTTTCCATCGTCAAAGACTAAACGGTTATGCTTATGGCACGTACAGCAAGCCATGAAGAAGAATGCTAATGCGAAACTCGTCAACGTAAGTAGCCTTCGTCTGACTCCAATTGCTTGTAGCTGGAATGGACAGGAAGTAGCTGGAAAAGCTGGAATACTACTCAATCAGCGTGACCTCTGCGAGCCGTTCCTCAGGAAAGTACGATACATCTGTCTTGTTCGCGAAGGAAATGTCGTCGTAACACAAGACACATGA
- a CDS encoding hypothetical protein (NECATOR_CHRX.G23067.T1) — translation MTDIEVGMMFEHVKKLLPSFHTDTFITDDTNTFWNGFSKVFPSSKTKRLCLWHVQQAMKKNANAKLVNVSSLRLTPIACSWNGQEVAGKAGILLNQRDLCEPFLRKVRYICLVREGNVVVTQDT, via the coding sequence ATGACTGATATAGAAGTTGGGATGATGTTTGAGCACGTGAAGAAGTTGCTTCCCTCATTTCACACGGATACCTTCATAACGGACGATACCAACACATTTTGGAACGGTTTCAGCAAAGTGTTTCCATCGTCAAAGACTAAACGGTTATGCTTATGGCACGTACAGCAAGCCATGAAGAAGAATGCTAATGCGAAACTCGTCAACGTAAGTAGCCTTCGTCTGACTCCAATTGCTTGTAGCTGGAATGGACAGGAAGTAGCTGGAAAAGCTGGAATACTACTCAATCAGCGTGACCTCTGCGAGCCGTTCCTCAGGAAAGTACGATACATCTGTCTTGTTCGCGAAGGAAATGTCGTCGTAACACAAGACACATGA
- a CDS encoding hypothetical protein (NECATOR_CHRX.G23068.T1) — MAGHSTHIRHVLLYEFESGHLAAEAHRNLSQVFGTEAPSERSVRTWFQLFKAGNKKLEDEPRSGRPTAISFDELKNLAQQHPYEGVRYFAASLGCSLSTVSKGLRSLEMVKKLAQWLPHALSDGNRQKHLDICTQLLSRSRRFEWLDTIVTGD, encoded by the coding sequence atggccggacattccacccatattcgacacgtactcctttacgagttcgaatctggtcacctcgctgctgaagcccatcgaaatttaagtcaagtattcggcactgaagccccttctgagcggtctgtgcgcaCCTGGTTCCAGCTCTTCAAAgctggaaacaagaaactcgaagatgagcctcgctctggtcgaccgactgcaatatcgttcgacgaactgaagaatctggcgcagcagcatccatatgaaggtgtgcggtattttgctgccagtcttggctgttcgctgtccaccgtgagcaagggactgcgatctctcgaaatggtgaaaaagctcgctCAGTGGCTCCCTCATGCactgagcgacggcaaccgccaaaaacacctggacatctgcactcagctgctctccagaagccgcagattcgagtggctggacaccattgtaaCTGGAGATTAA